A portion of the Pseudoalteromonas galatheae genome contains these proteins:
- a CDS encoding alkaline phosphatase D family protein: protein MIKLKRPKLAKRKRFTCLMLFPLIAFVAMKVYANEQTSLSTIRFGSCSHQDKPMPILAAINKENPELFIFLGDNIYGDTTDMDVLKKKYEKLDANAGIQELRQQSQVIAIWDDHDYGENDAGLEYSQKEASRKVMLDFWHEPADSLRRTRDSGIYTSYEYGQGNQLIRVIMPDLRWNRPALTSVSKSEYDNKRKPENRGPYSPVLNASMLGEQQWQWLQSELKKPAAIRIIASSLQLLPEFTGWEAWANYPADRARLLNFITREKLGGVIMISGDTHWGEISKVVHQGYPFWEVTSSGLTEEWKQVSPNQHRVSGFTHDVNYGFIDIDWSHSDPTITIGLKDVDGKEVMSNILKLSDIQ from the coding sequence ATGATCAAACTAAAACGACCTAAACTCGCTAAGCGCAAGCGTTTCACTTGCCTCATGCTATTTCCTTTAATAGCGTTTGTTGCAATGAAGGTGTATGCCAATGAGCAAACCTCTTTGTCAACAATCCGCTTTGGTTCATGCTCTCATCAAGATAAACCAATGCCTATATTAGCGGCAATTAATAAAGAGAACCCCGAGCTATTTATCTTTCTCGGAGACAACATCTATGGTGACACCACGGATATGGATGTGCTTAAGAAGAAATATGAAAAGCTTGACGCAAACGCAGGTATACAGGAACTACGACAACAATCTCAAGTTATCGCTATTTGGGACGACCATGACTACGGTGAAAATGACGCAGGTTTGGAATATTCTCAAAAAGAAGCCTCACGAAAGGTTATGTTAGACTTTTGGCACGAACCTGCAGACTCTTTGAGACGCACTAGAGACTCAGGAATTTATACTTCGTATGAATATGGCCAAGGAAATCAGCTCATTCGTGTCATTATGCCCGACTTGAGATGGAACCGTCCGGCGTTAACGTCAGTATCAAAATCAGAGTACGACAACAAACGTAAGCCAGAAAATAGAGGACCATATAGCCCAGTTCTAAACGCGAGTATGCTCGGTGAGCAGCAGTGGCAATGGCTTCAGTCTGAGTTAAAAAAACCTGCCGCCATTCGAATTATCGCCTCTAGTTTGCAATTATTACCCGAGTTTACGGGCTGGGAAGCTTGGGCCAACTACCCAGCTGATAGAGCACGCCTTCTGAACTTCATCACGCGCGAAAAACTTGGTGGTGTTATCATGATTAGCGGTGATACACACTGGGGTGAAATTTCGAAGGTAGTACATCAAGGCTACCCTTTTTGGGAAGTCACCAGCTCGGGGCTTACAGAAGAGTGGAAACAAGTCAGCCCAAATCAACACCGAGTATCTGGGTTTACTCATGATGTGAACTATGGGTTCATCGACATTGATTGGTCTCATTCAGACCCCACAATCACAATCGGCTTAAAAGATGTGGACGGTAAAGAAGTGATGTCAAATATACTTAAGCTATCTGATATTCAATAA
- a CDS encoding TonB-dependent receptor yields the protein MKTQRKLNLITTALLSTLAVNAYANDDESKDDKVIEEVTVVGQSVSFANNATSDEMSKQQSAMTSALAVIDNLPGVLINEGDTFGSDDWSTTVSIRGFQLSLDEQQIGITVDGIANGNSNYGGGAKANRYIDTENLGAVQVSQGTADIASRSNEALGGTLNFTTIDPTEKQGLTLSITSGDFVAQKYFARYETGEIIENTYAWISVSSSSNSDWIQQVANNERDHLAAKIKHQKGPLTVKAYASYDDVVEANYQRVSQEQFEADPAWDRLTDTITGIPHIDQVYRNGWRTHRENIFGYIEATYEQTNWALTSNVYYHTNEGRGDWVPPYLVDINNDGLNQPHSEVTGTAPYTGGSPIGRIYFVDREGKALKPNAKCTSSLTFPYGGADEEYDPACYSAGAIPVGSYRHTHYGKDRLGINADFTFYGKIADMDNTIRAGFWYEDYQREEWRDWHKRIDARVSANFDDTPYWIQYSREFNVDTTMLYIEDELDFGLARLRVGAKKFLVELEGVDKFSGQKVALDSDSDALLSAGIVAPMPIEGLELFAGYAENFAAIKDNVLEREASALEQIEPETAENIDLGFRYSSTEFNASLTYYDVTFDNRISFIAPDSPDGIDYLIGTNGSYVNVGGIESSGFEASATWYVTNSWGIYASYTYNDSIYTGGLNDFPAGNTVFGSAEDLAVISIDWAEGPYFAGLSTKWVGERYMDAKNTQRVDSYMTSDFYAGVAIDSPLSGVENMELRLTINNLTDESYLGGIAGQSAWIGAPRTAAVNFKLTF from the coding sequence ATGAAAACGCAACGCAAGCTAAACCTGATCACTACCGCACTACTATCCACCCTAGCAGTTAACGCCTATGCTAACGATGACGAGAGTAAAGACGATAAAGTCATTGAAGAAGTTACGGTTGTTGGACAAAGCGTTTCCTTTGCAAATAACGCAACAAGTGACGAAATGAGCAAGCAACAGTCTGCTATGACATCGGCTTTGGCTGTTATTGATAATTTACCTGGTGTTCTCATCAACGAAGGAGATACTTTTGGTTCTGACGACTGGTCGACCACCGTTTCTATTCGTGGTTTTCAGCTGAGTTTAGACGAGCAACAAATCGGTATTACGGTTGATGGCATTGCTAATGGTAATTCAAACTATGGTGGTGGTGCGAAAGCAAACCGCTACATCGATACCGAAAATTTAGGCGCAGTGCAAGTATCTCAAGGTACCGCTGATATTGCCTCACGATCTAATGAGGCATTGGGTGGTACACTTAACTTCACAACCATCGATCCCACTGAAAAACAAGGCTTAACGCTCTCTATCACCAGTGGTGACTTTGTAGCGCAAAAGTACTTTGCTCGTTATGAAACCGGTGAAATAATTGAGAATACCTATGCTTGGATCAGCGTTTCTAGCTCAAGTAACTCAGACTGGATCCAACAAGTCGCTAATAATGAACGCGACCATTTAGCCGCTAAAATAAAACACCAAAAAGGTCCGCTAACAGTAAAAGCTTATGCATCTTATGATGATGTGGTTGAAGCAAACTACCAACGTGTAAGCCAAGAACAATTTGAAGCCGATCCAGCATGGGATAGACTGACAGATACCATCACCGGCATTCCACATATTGACCAAGTATATCGCAATGGCTGGCGTACGCACCGCGAAAACATTTTCGGCTACATAGAAGCGACCTATGAACAAACTAATTGGGCACTAACGAGTAATGTCTATTATCACACCAATGAAGGTCGTGGTGATTGGGTTCCTCCCTATTTAGTTGATATCAACAACGACGGATTAAATCAGCCTCATTCAGAAGTAACAGGTACTGCGCCTTATACTGGCGGTAGTCCTATCGGACGCATTTACTTCGTTGATAGAGAAGGTAAAGCACTAAAACCAAATGCAAAATGTACCTCAAGCCTAACTTTCCCATACGGTGGTGCTGACGAAGAGTATGATCCGGCATGTTATAGTGCAGGCGCGATTCCGGTAGGCTCTTATCGACATACGCACTACGGTAAAGACCGTCTCGGGATCAATGCTGATTTTACTTTCTACGGCAAAATTGCCGATATGGATAACACCATTCGCGCAGGGTTTTGGTATGAAGACTACCAACGTGAAGAATGGCGAGATTGGCACAAGCGTATTGATGCTCGAGTCTCTGCTAATTTTGATGATACGCCATATTGGATCCAATATAGCCGTGAGTTTAATGTCGATACAACCATGCTCTACATTGAGGATGAATTAGACTTTGGCCTGGCTCGATTGCGTGTTGGTGCCAAGAAATTCTTGGTCGAGTTAGAAGGTGTCGACAAGTTTAGCGGTCAAAAAGTGGCACTAGACTCAGACTCTGACGCATTACTAAGCGCAGGGATCGTCGCCCCCATGCCAATCGAAGGCCTAGAGTTATTTGCAGGTTATGCCGAAAACTTTGCAGCTATAAAAGACAACGTACTAGAACGCGAAGCCTCTGCACTTGAACAAATCGAGCCTGAAACTGCTGAAAACATTGATTTAGGTTTTAGGTATTCATCTACCGAATTTAATGCCAGCCTGACCTACTATGATGTAACGTTTGATAACCGCATTAGTTTTATTGCTCCAGATTCACCAGATGGTATTGATTATCTGATTGGCACTAATGGTTCATATGTGAATGTTGGTGGTATCGAGTCGAGCGGTTTTGAAGCTTCTGCAACTTGGTATGTAACCAACAGCTGGGGGATTTATGCATCATATACATATAACGATTCCATCTACACGGGTGGTTTGAATGACTTCCCGGCGGGTAACACAGTATTTGGCTCTGCAGAAGATTTAGCTGTTATTTCTATTGATTGGGCTGAGGGGCCATATTTCGCGGGTCTTTCAACGAAATGGGTTGGTGAACGTTACATGGATGCGAAGAATACTCAAAGAGTCGATAGCTATATGACTTCAGATTTTTATGCCGGTGTTGCGATTGATTCACCGCTATCTGGTGTTGAAAATATGGAGCTGAGGTTAACTATCAATAACCTAACCGATGAAAGTTATTTGGGTGGTATTGCTGGTCAATCTGCATGGATAGGAGCTCCACGCACCGCTGCTGTGAACTTTAAGCTCACTTTTTAA
- a CDS encoding gamma-glutamylcyclotransferase family protein, whose amino-acid sequence MMQALFSYGTLQQEQVQLDTFGRRLEGEKTVLCGFKVGQVKITDPAVIISSQKDIHPILIATGNVEDEVEGTVFLITKAELAHADEYEVDDYQRISATLSSGKTCWIYSAAPNAQLI is encoded by the coding sequence GTGATGCAAGCATTATTTTCGTACGGCACATTGCAACAGGAGCAAGTGCAACTAGATACATTCGGCAGACGATTAGAAGGCGAGAAAACGGTACTTTGTGGATTTAAAGTTGGCCAAGTTAAAATAACGGACCCTGCAGTTATCATCAGTAGCCAAAAAGATATTCATCCCATTTTGATCGCAACGGGTAATGTAGAGGATGAAGTCGAGGGCACAGTCTTTTTAATCACTAAAGCTGAATTAGCTCATGCAGATGAATACGAAGTGGATGACTATCAGCGCATTTCCGCAACACTAAGCTCGGGTAAAACCTGCTGGATTTACTCGGCAGCTCCTAATGCCCAATTAATTTAG
- a CDS encoding alkaline phosphatase family protein, with amino-acid sequence MKRAMWLFILTFSVFTQAKQSDPNLILVTIDGVRWQEVFYGLDNQLVNDKESTSAPKVLNALFQGHNSQQSREKLMPFLWQYVVENGVILGDRKQNSTMRVSNPWYFSYPGYNEVITGIADPNIDSNDKKPNPNISFLEWLQSQPGFEPNLAVFGSWDVFPAIFNRERSKLHINAGFEIAKHTTNPKLQFLNELQAQVPSPWSSVRLDAFTYQYAKAYLQTQKPRVMMLALGEPDDYAHGGNYDEYIKGIHRADKILADLWQTLQAIPQYKNNTYLLITTDHGRGMGRKDWRHHSSKAAIEKNYPRMLEKQPEGIVGSEQVWFAAIGPKIKAKGLVIPKQEQTLSQVTATALQLLGQNPSTFNPKIAPPLEGIAQ; translated from the coding sequence ATGAAGCGTGCAATGTGGTTATTCATACTCACTTTTAGTGTATTTACTCAAGCAAAGCAAAGTGATCCGAACCTTATTCTGGTCACAATAGATGGTGTTAGATGGCAAGAAGTGTTTTACGGATTGGATAATCAGTTAGTCAACGATAAAGAATCAACAAGCGCTCCAAAAGTGCTAAATGCACTTTTTCAAGGGCACAACTCTCAGCAAAGCCGTGAAAAGTTAATGCCATTCTTATGGCAATACGTGGTCGAAAACGGTGTCATTCTCGGCGATAGAAAACAAAACTCAACAATGCGAGTTTCCAATCCATGGTATTTTTCATACCCGGGTTACAACGAAGTAATTACTGGCATTGCCGATCCCAATATTGACTCTAATGACAAAAAACCGAACCCAAATATATCGTTTTTAGAATGGCTACAATCTCAGCCTGGTTTCGAGCCAAATCTTGCTGTTTTCGGTAGTTGGGATGTTTTCCCTGCTATTTTCAATCGTGAAAGGAGCAAATTGCATATAAACGCTGGATTTGAAATTGCTAAGCACACCACTAACCCCAAACTACAATTTTTAAATGAATTACAGGCGCAAGTTCCAAGTCCTTGGTCCTCAGTGCGCTTAGATGCCTTTACTTATCAATATGCAAAAGCCTATCTTCAAACCCAAAAACCAAGAGTGATGATGCTAGCACTTGGCGAGCCAGACGATTATGCGCACGGTGGAAACTACGACGAGTACATCAAAGGTATTCACCGTGCTGATAAAATATTGGCCGACTTATGGCAAACCTTACAAGCAATTCCGCAATACAAAAACAACACCTATTTACTCATTACTACCGATCACGGCCGCGGCATGGGTCGTAAGGATTGGAGACACCACTCATCAAAAGCAGCGATTGAAAAGAACTATCCACGCATGCTTGAGAAGCAGCCTGAGGGGATCGTAGGTTCTGAGCAAGTTTGGTTTGCAGCCATCGGACCCAAGATAAAAGCCAAAGGATTAGTGATCCCAAAGCAAGAGCAAACCTTGTCGCAAGTTACCGCGACTGCGCTTCAATTACTTGGACAAAACCCTTCTACCTTTAATCCCAAGATAGCACCACCGCTTGAAGGCATAGCGCAATGA
- a CDS encoding TonB-dependent receptor, protein MNTYSTKKSLIALCVSTALLSPLSYADDEKEIESIEKIIVLGEKTARSLKDTASSVSVIDESQLKDLTHLSLSSAVSEIANVVVLSGAKPDIRGVSGNGSATGFNGVSGGAKARVSTITDGVAEPFMADLTGDTGMWDVEQIEVFRGPQSTSHGRNSIGGAMFIKTKDPSFDWEGAGRVAYRNKESYIDKSIMLSGPLIDNELAFRITGQRVDGEDYDNSIEYKDNPPKFDLNELNTEKARFKLLWQPSQFEGVTALLSHSIAFEKGNTGRTNYIAKDPRAFIPAWERYMDTNSKTTSLKINHKLNQSVDYEILMAAMDYNFGFDSYEANPKFEQVMRMNEDNVNVEFKLNYSAELLSGFIGLAYYDREQTYHSDGFANYFGSDDSKSKAIYGELSYKLNPDFTIITGARIEQESQWRDIHFTTAQGVLNSLLDQDKTIRLPKLVLQYNVNDKTTASLSARRGYNGAGGALQWETGEYYYYDSETVNTYELGLRSALSNDLNISANLFYNNYDGYQANDPQYRISNMDTVITYGAEFEFSAMLTPDLQLRGGAGVLRTEIQDTSVKFSAFDGNELSSAPGFTANLAIKYWLTDDLHIGLSTVKVDEYYGEIGNTKERIAGDYTLSRFNIDYEIDNWLIAAFVNNVFDKEAYTLVSPSSRRYEYGYVGIVDPRNMGISATYQF, encoded by the coding sequence GTGAATACATATTCTACAAAAAAGTCTCTTATAGCGCTTTGTGTCTCAACCGCACTACTCTCTCCTCTTAGTTATGCCGATGATGAAAAAGAAATCGAATCTATTGAAAAAATCATTGTATTAGGCGAAAAAACGGCACGAAGTCTAAAAGATACAGCTTCTTCCGTATCTGTAATTGATGAGTCTCAACTCAAAGATTTAACGCACTTAAGTTTAAGTAGTGCAGTTTCTGAAATAGCCAATGTAGTCGTACTTTCAGGCGCAAAGCCTGACATACGTGGCGTTTCAGGTAATGGTTCGGCGACTGGATTCAATGGTGTTTCTGGTGGTGCCAAAGCAAGAGTTTCAACCATTACCGACGGTGTGGCCGAACCATTTATGGCTGATCTAACCGGCGATACAGGAATGTGGGATGTAGAACAAATAGAGGTATTCCGAGGGCCACAATCTACTAGCCACGGCCGAAACAGTATCGGCGGCGCAATGTTTATAAAGACCAAAGATCCTTCTTTTGATTGGGAAGGCGCAGGTAGGGTTGCTTATAGAAATAAAGAGAGTTATATAGATAAGTCGATCATGCTATCTGGGCCACTTATTGATAATGAGCTAGCATTTCGTATCACCGGTCAACGCGTTGACGGTGAAGACTATGACAATAGTATTGAGTACAAAGATAATCCGCCAAAATTTGACCTAAATGAGCTCAACACAGAAAAAGCCAGATTTAAATTACTGTGGCAACCTAGTCAGTTTGAGGGAGTAACGGCACTTCTTAGTCATTCAATTGCTTTTGAAAAAGGTAATACAGGCCGTACAAACTATATCGCAAAGGATCCTCGCGCTTTCATTCCAGCATGGGAGCGTTATATGGACACCAATTCAAAAACAACTAGCTTAAAAATCAATCACAAACTAAATCAAAGCGTTGATTACGAAATTTTGATGGCAGCTATGGATTATAATTTCGGTTTTGATTCTTATGAAGCTAACCCAAAATTTGAACAAGTAATGAGGATGAATGAAGACAATGTAAATGTCGAGTTCAAGCTCAACTACAGCGCCGAACTTTTATCAGGCTTCATTGGTTTAGCATATTATGACAGAGAACAAACCTATCATAGTGATGGCTTTGCTAACTATTTTGGCAGTGATGATAGTAAATCAAAAGCCATATATGGTGAACTAAGCTATAAGCTAAACCCTGACTTTACTATCATCACCGGAGCACGTATTGAGCAGGAATCACAATGGCGTGATATTCACTTTACTACTGCTCAGGGGGTACTAAATTCCCTACTCGATCAAGACAAAACAATTCGCTTACCTAAACTGGTTTTACAATACAATGTAAATGATAAAACCACTGCATCTCTTAGCGCTAGGCGTGGATACAATGGTGCAGGTGGCGCGTTACAATGGGAAACTGGAGAGTATTATTATTACGACTCAGAAACCGTTAACACGTATGAACTGGGCCTGAGATCTGCATTAAGTAACGATTTGAATATCAGTGCGAATTTGTTTTATAACAATTACGACGGTTACCAAGCAAATGATCCACAATATCGCATCTCCAATATGGATACTGTGATCACCTACGGTGCTGAATTCGAGTTTTCTGCGATGTTAACACCTGATCTTCAGCTTCGAGGTGGAGCAGGTGTATTGAGAACCGAAATACAAGATACCAGCGTAAAATTCTCTGCGTTTGATGGCAATGAGCTAAGCTCAGCGCCGGGCTTCACAGCAAATTTAGCAATCAAATATTGGCTCACTGATGACCTGCATATTGGCCTTAGCACAGTTAAAGTAGATGAGTACTACGGTGAAATTGGCAATACTAAAGAGCGGATCGCTGGCGATTACACGCTGTCTCGCTTTAATATCGATTATGAAATCGATAATTGGCTGATTGCAGCCTTTGTGAATAATGTTTTTGATAAAGAAGCATACACTCTGGTTTCACCAAGCAGTCGTCGCTACGAATATGGCTATGTTGGCATTGTAGACCCTCGCAATATGGGTATCTCTGCTACCTACCAATTTTAG
- a CDS encoding substrate-binding periplasmic protein, whose protein sequence is MRIFFILLLTLFSTCAKARTDSRTVHICFERWWPYSFINEQKQVRGIEVDVIKSALVSSPYRVTFHELPYRRCLAGVADGTFDFTLHVDEADGFPIINVSFTTWQLSLAVKKGRFSSPDDFYQLTAPRVMISEDYSYPEAAVQGLKEIKAAIVQRSFYEQNHDDGKKFFSVLNNNRVDAVLVDKVWALEMIRRHQLEVDFLPRPFHAEQQFMGYNIANQAMAKRIESLLEKVPVKRIKAIEIKYLGDDF, encoded by the coding sequence ATGCGCATTTTTTTCATTTTGCTACTAACTCTCTTCAGTACTTGTGCCAAGGCAAGAACGGATAGCCGAACAGTACACATTTGTTTTGAACGGTGGTGGCCTTATAGCTTTATAAATGAGCAAAAGCAAGTTCGCGGGATTGAGGTTGATGTTATTAAATCAGCACTCGTTAGCAGTCCTTACCGAGTCACATTTCATGAACTTCCTTACCGTCGTTGTTTAGCAGGCGTCGCCGATGGCACGTTTGACTTTACTTTACACGTTGATGAGGCTGATGGCTTTCCAATTATTAACGTGTCATTCACCACTTGGCAGCTTTCTCTTGCGGTTAAAAAAGGTCGCTTTAGTAGCCCTGATGACTTTTATCAGCTTACCGCCCCTAGAGTCATGATCTCAGAGGATTACAGCTATCCGGAAGCAGCAGTGCAAGGGTTAAAAGAAATCAAAGCGGCTATTGTCCAACGTTCATTTTATGAGCAAAATCATGACGACGGCAAAAAGTTTTTTAGCGTACTCAATAACAATAGAGTTGACGCCGTTTTAGTCGATAAAGTGTGGGCATTAGAGATGATCCGCCGCCATCAGCTTGAAGTCGACTTTTTGCCTCGCCCCTTTCATGCTGAGCAGCAATTTATGGGGTACAACATCGCTAACCAAGCGATGGCGAAGCGTATAGAGTCACTCTTAGAAAAAGTTCCGGTAAAAAGAATTAAAGCTATTGAGATTAAATATTTAGGCGACGATTTTTAA
- a CDS encoding DUF6351 family protein, producing MKSLFSWLTAFLSLIALGACCYWFWLTSEQEKIYSVESVAIGANNPILEFYPHISKVNRPVDTFVFPIAMGDIGPSTNLYSGPNQYPFYCMTLDSGLDQPEIDNHAGLGVPVMDEQSNQVLGFSKDCMAKTRLRYFAITSDNQIKPLDERNKAIDTSLLLRVEQGTINRFIYTIVMPITVDEVGDRYAKSQWNNRLIYQFNGGSGIGFRQGRQKPERVIDRQLEQLRLGYAVISSSGNKTSYTYNMLLAEDTARRVKKQFTSLYGEPLYTVGIGGSGGGLAQYLIAQNSQGILDGLIPLYSYPDMITQTTYALDCDLLNNYFTFRADDRKAWHDWTRRRHIEGMNAINDFPQRAGFLQPLNQLMSGFVPSFPDGNSECINGYFGLSTFINNPRQGFLRAFFEDEVVEKTNWSYWQDMANVFGTDQSGLGLSTWDNEGVQYGLEALKAQQITMAEFIDINKKIGGWKPQNQMQQEEIVLPFGHKVPIWLTLWGNHNITTPDDNGIAPRHSGSLAAMEKAYRSGQVFIGKVDIPIIDARHYLENELDMHHMSASFYTRLRMSAADSNPENQVIWVAHQAFNPTQLAFEKMDEWLLNLKAQPNLSVADAKPKTLADTCFDEQGKVIASGKAVFNGIWNNQPQGTCTARYPMFSTSRIQAGANWAGDIFKCHKISIEAALAKGLYGDVDISTQLTTLKQIYPKGVCDYSQPDMGRPQDLD from the coding sequence ATGAAATCCTTATTTTCTTGGCTCACCGCATTCTTATCTTTGATTGCTCTTGGCGCTTGTTGCTATTGGTTTTGGCTAACGAGTGAGCAAGAAAAAATATACAGTGTAGAAAGCGTAGCAATCGGTGCAAACAATCCTATTCTTGAGTTTTATCCGCATATTTCGAAAGTTAACAGGCCCGTCGATACCTTCGTATTTCCAATTGCGATGGGAGATATTGGTCCTAGTACCAATCTATACTCTGGCCCTAACCAATATCCTTTTTACTGTATGACTCTGGACTCTGGCCTTGATCAACCAGAAATAGATAACCACGCGGGGCTCGGTGTGCCGGTGATGGATGAGCAATCAAACCAAGTACTTGGTTTTAGTAAAGATTGTATGGCAAAAACGCGGTTACGCTACTTTGCGATAACTTCTGACAACCAAATCAAGCCGCTAGACGAAAGAAATAAAGCGATAGACACAAGCTTACTGTTACGGGTTGAGCAAGGCACTATAAATCGCTTCATTTACACTATCGTCATGCCAATTACAGTTGACGAAGTGGGTGATAGATACGCAAAGTCTCAATGGAATAACCGACTTATCTACCAATTTAATGGTGGCTCTGGAATTGGCTTTAGGCAAGGCAGGCAAAAACCGGAGCGTGTGATAGATAGACAGCTTGAGCAGTTAAGGCTTGGCTATGCGGTCATAAGCTCTAGTGGCAATAAAACCAGCTACACCTACAATATGCTACTGGCTGAAGACACCGCAAGGCGGGTGAAAAAGCAATTCACTAGTTTGTACGGAGAGCCGCTCTATACGGTCGGAATTGGTGGCTCTGGCGGTGGACTCGCACAATATTTGATTGCACAAAATAGCCAAGGGATCTTAGATGGCCTTATCCCACTTTATAGTTACCCTGATATGATCACCCAAACCACTTACGCGTTAGATTGTGATTTACTAAATAACTACTTTACTTTTAGAGCCGACGACAGAAAAGCATGGCATGATTGGACCCGCCGCCGTCATATTGAAGGCATGAATGCAATCAACGACTTTCCGCAAAGAGCTGGTTTTTTGCAGCCACTAAACCAATTAATGTCAGGGTTTGTACCCTCCTTTCCTGATGGCAATAGCGAGTGTATCAATGGCTACTTTGGATTATCTACTTTTATTAATAATCCGAGGCAAGGGTTTTTAAGGGCCTTTTTTGAGGATGAGGTAGTAGAGAAAACAAACTGGAGTTACTGGCAGGACATGGCTAACGTATTTGGCACAGACCAATCAGGCTTAGGACTAAGCACTTGGGATAACGAAGGTGTTCAATACGGACTTGAAGCATTAAAGGCTCAGCAGATCACGATGGCTGAATTTATTGATATCAACAAAAAAATAGGTGGATGGAAGCCCCAAAACCAGATGCAACAAGAAGAAATTGTATTGCCATTTGGCCATAAGGTACCTATTTGGCTAACGCTTTGGGGTAATCATAATATCACCACGCCAGATGACAATGGTATAGCACCGAGGCACAGTGGCAGCCTTGCGGCGATGGAAAAAGCATATCGCTCTGGACAGGTATTTATTGGCAAGGTTGATATCCCTATTATTGATGCCAGACATTACCTTGAGAATGAGCTAGATATGCATCATATGTCTGCTTCATTTTATACTCGATTGAGAATGTCCGCCGCAGATTCAAACCCAGAGAACCAAGTAATTTGGGTCGCACATCAAGCGTTTAATCCAACTCAACTCGCATTTGAAAAAATGGATGAGTGGTTACTCAACCTCAAAGCACAGCCAAATTTATCCGTTGCAGACGCAAAACCGAAGACACTTGCTGATACGTGTTTCGACGAACAAGGTAAAGTCATCGCCAGCGGCAAAGCTGTATTTAATGGTATCTGGAATAACCAGCCGCAAGGAACTTGTACCGCCAGATATCCGATGTTTTCTACCAGCAGAATTCAAGCTGGTGCAAACTGGGCTGGTGATATATTTAAGTGTCATAAAATATCGATTGAAGCGGCCCTTGCCAAAGGGCTCTACGGGGATGTAGATATCTCAACACAACTCACCACACTTAAACAAATTTATCCAAAAGGCGTATGCGATTATAGTCAGCCCGATATGGGTAGACCGCAAGATCTTGATTGA